The sequence below is a genomic window from Brachyhypopomus gauderio isolate BG-103 chromosome 20, BGAUD_0.2, whole genome shotgun sequence.
TTTCGGTTTTTGTCTGACCTGAGTAAGTATCGACTGTTGGAACTCTTCTTGAAGATCAGTGTCTTCAAGCAGACTCCAAGGGTCTTCATGTAGTCTCCAATAGGCAAAAACAGTGCCTTTGTAACCCCAAGCCTGAATGACATGTTCCAGTAGATCTTTTAAATAAGCTCCATTTTGTCCATAATGGAGAAGATAGAGAGATGTTCCATCGACTAGTCTGGCAATATTAGTCTAACATGGTGATGGCTAGGAGTGTATTACAAAAATACCATTTCAGTTTTACTCCTACCTCAAAATACCATTCAGTATTGGTGGGGGCTCGTAAGCTACAATGCGGATACTTCAATCACAAAAGACAGACTCATTACCAGaccttattattattaagatACAGGGACTTATGACATATCCAGTGCATTTTCTGTAGGGTGACAAATGGACTAAACAGTACAACTGTACAACATCATTCCAGTGTTTAGGACTTGGACAGGCAAGATACAAACCTCTGATCCTGATAAAGAATGGTAGCTATACGTGTGATATCGGAACAGTTGGTATGAACCGTTTGTTGATGTTTTGGGAATTGAAACATACGGATCtgttatcaaatcaaatcaaatatattatCCGTCGTTCATGAAAGACCAACTGGTAATTCGCGGGAagtaagaaaaaaaatcatCCATGCATGGTTTATTGTGAGAAAtattgagagagaaaaaacctATTAAAAACCTTGTAAAAGAAATTACAGGATAAACAACAGTTACacagtgtgatggtgtgacaTTGATGGTGGTGTGATTGACCATGACACACAACATTGTCTTCCTaaagcaataataataacacataTAATAAATTTAGTACATTTTAATGATCATCCCAAGATGATTCACAGTCATAAGTTAAACAgatgataaaaataataataaaaaagtcAAATGAATTCAATAAAAAACACTGAGGTGAACAAGGCCAATAAAATCCAATaaacacaatgaaaaaaaataataataagtgtGATAAATAATGAAATGTCAAATAACACTGTAACTAAAATTAGAATCCACTCACTGTAGAAAGAGTCACTTATTGGATTGTCTTTCGTAAAAGTGTTGTCTTGTTTATATACTCAGTCCAAGGCCAGGGCCATGATGCCAAGTCTTAGTGTAAACAAGTAAGAAGATTTTCAGAATTGGGTGAACTATTTTCATTGAGCTCTTGCAAGGCTTGGGAAGTCCAGACATAATAGTAATTTAACCCAATGTAATGGACGCAAATGTAAACGTTTCTGCGTGAGGAAAGAAGACAGATCACATCATCATATCAGCAGCACACGAATAGCACAACAACAATGTAGCAGGTCAGTGACTAATTTTTTAAAACAATATAATTCTATGTTCGATAGTATCAAAGCAGCACTCAAGTcaaagagcacaggaagaaTAACCAGTCAGCTGCCTTGCAAACAATATTCTCCAAATCCCATTTAGCTCATTATCTATATCGAAGGAATAACAGGAAGACACAGAAAGTTTGTCCATTGCCGTCAACTTTAGCTTTTGAAAAGTCCCGATAATGACAGCCAAGGTCCACAGAAGGTCCACTCTTGAGTTCATTTGGTTCTGAGCCTATGACTGTGTGGCAGAAATGCACCATATCTATATCATCACTGTTTCTCTCAGTCAGTGAGTAATCATATCTCAATTTAGCCTCTGGCAATATTTTTTGACTTCCTATAAACTTGCTGATGACCAATTACGTGAGCCCATTACCTCCTCAACTCCGCCTCCACCAAACCCCTCCTACAGctcccctgcccccccccccccctctcctctcaagCCTTTATTACCTGTTCTCAGTCATGGACTTATTTTCTTACCCATATAAATCTCGCTCTGTCTTCGCTTTGCTTCTTGCTAATGGCCGCTATAATCTCCCTGGACGTTCTCTGTTTCTAAGCCTATATGTTTTATCTATGATCTGTTTATGCCTCATGCCTCATTTTATCTTATGGTTTTGCCATTTTGCACCATTTGCCAAAGGCTGTCATGTCATGTCATTGTATAGAATGGCAAATCCATATGGGCTGAGTATTTACTGAGGACACATTAACATCACCAGCAGGGCTGGACACAGCCGTAGTCACTGGAGAGGCCAATATGGATTTTACAAGTTAGAAAGTGATTGGCTGTGTGTGAGTAGCACAGTCAGTAAATATCGGGTTCTTATCTCAGTGTTTGCTGTTGGTGTAGTGCGTAAAGCCCTTCTGGAACCCGGTGGCATTATCAGTGTCAATGAGGATGGATATGGCCTTAGTCATTAGGGAGGTCGATGCGGGTTTATGTCTAAAGAGGTTTTTATGTCTTTGGTTTAAAAATGGTCTTTGAAGGCAGTGAGTTCTGGGACGAAGGACCTCACTGCACCTCTGGAGGTGTTGTGTGGTTAGCACAGATGAGGGGAGGAGCCCACCTGGCGACCCCTGTGAAGAGTTGTGGTTTCAGGATGAAGTGACTCGGCTGGGGCTTACGTGAAACTATAACGGTTAAGCACAGCATAGATGACATCTGGTCCtatgcacatttacatttgactgatggtgtgagagtgttgtgtgtgcgaTATACATTTGCAGTAACGTTTGAAACAACATCTGCTACCAGTTCCTCCAGGCCACAGTGGCCTCTCACAAACATTGATCCACCTCAGATTGCAGGTCAACCAGCCAACCATGAAGGTCATGAGTCCACTTCTTTTTACAGTGTTTGTAAGTaactttctttttcactataaCGTCATCACTGTGATATCATGGCCCACTCaagcataaaacacacaaagttTGACAGAACCAgccaaaatataaaaaagatTACAAAACAGTCCAGATGGAGGACGAGGACAAGGACAAAAACAGACAGATGGAGTAAATGAACTGAGGAAGGAGACAGATAGAGAAACAAAAGCAACAGATTAGAGATTTGAAGTTAGATCAgttatgtctttgttttcatgttccatgtgcttttgttaTTTTTTCAGTTGTCATGCCTCATTGTTTGTAACTCTTCCCTTCGTTATTGGTCAGTTCTTAGATtatctgtgtatttaaaccctgtatGTTTCAGTTCATGCTTTTTGTGTTTGCATTAGATCATTATGTCTCTTTGTTTCGGTTACGTGTCTGTCTCAAATTGCCCTCAAAAAATGAACCTGGACTGTGACCTTGAGTGTGACCTTGAGTGTGGATTTTGCCCTTAATAAATCCCACTCTTCTCAACACATGCGTCCGCCTCACAATTGCTCCAAAACACTCTCGCCGTTACAAGTGGAGGTTAGAAGATGGTTAGAAGATAACACACTAGCCAAGGAGGACCCAAGAACACAGTTTGGtgtgcaaagtgtgtgtgtgtggagtgtgtgtgtgtgtctgtgtgtggagtgtgtgtgtgtgtgtgtgtgtgtgtgtgtgtgtgtgtgtgtgtgtgtgtatttatatatatacagtatatatatatatatatatatatatatatatatatatatatatatatatatatatatatatatatatatatatatatatatatgttggcTATTGCCATAAATGAAACATAAATTTAGCTCTTAATGAAAATATATACGCTTACTAGAACATGTACATTCCCTTTTTTACTAGTGTTGTACATGGTGGTGCATGTAGAGCTCCTACAGGTCTTTTCTGTAGGAAGTCACATTTATTCAACTATTCCACCACCATCTGCCTGCACATGCTCTTTGGGGAAATAGGAGCTGCAGGGCTCTGTTCTCTTTGTAAGTATGGTGTGCTAACACTTACACAGCATGACTGGAGCCTTTCTGGGCATTAGGGGACCCTGGACAGATGAAAAGAAGCCCTCTGCTGATTTACCCGCAGGACATCcgtgagatggaggagatgcCACTATAGCACTGACACCCTCTTCTGAAGCAAGACCAAACCAATGCTCCAAACATGGAGTCTGTTGTCCAGGCTGATGAATATTACCCAGTGTCATTGACATGGGATATTAATATGCACAGCCATGTTCTGATTGGCAGGAGCTAGAACACATAGTTAGGACAGCTAggagaacaacaacaacaatatcaGAACAATGCAGTTGAGTTTTTGGTTTGTGTCGGATCTGCTCTCTGTGATGATAGTCACATTTGCAATATGCCTCTGATGTCATCTACAGAATAGGTAAGAACAGCTGGCAGTGTGTGTCGAgaagtaaatgtgccatattttgtcaattgtgatttttttcaccacaatcgaaatttgtcctccgctttttacccatctgtgcatttagaacacacacacacacacatacatacacatacacatacacactagtgactactatggggctgtggtgcatacatgcccagagcggtgggcagccctagcccggcacccggggagcagttggtgttaggtgccttgctcaagggcgtCTCAGTCATCCTCAATCTCacggcctgggaatcgaacacaCAACCGtttggtcacaagaccagttctctaaccacccgaccatgactgccccaagtAGTTTTCCCTGCTGTGATTCCCTGGATCGTGAACTGAGATCCTACAAAAGATGAACTTTGTATGGTCAGTCTTCATGCACCTCGGCCTGTCCTGCAACATCAGGTAAAATTATTCACTTAAATCAGGAATTATtcgattatatatatatatatattatatgtaggCCTATACGTCCAAAGAGGATTCCATGTGAGTAACTTTAGTGAAGTCAAAAATAAATGAGCAATTATGTCTTATATTACGGGGGGCTATGAAGTGAATAATTGTTAACGGACGGTGCAGAGAATTAGTGCTGGATGGCTTGTTAGGGAAAATAACTCTATGAATAACTCTTTTTACTTATTTTAACCACATTTCTTTGAATCACTTCCTCGCATCACTTTGCACGTTACTGAGTCATTATCATATTAATCGAATCGTGTTTTAGGAAATCCTGAAAACATATTCGTAAACAGCTCTCCTAAATTACAAAAGGAGAAGCTATATTGAGTTTTTGCGTTTCCACAACGCTCTAAGGCACAGGTAGCGGGTCTTTGTTACAGCATCACAGAGCAATTCGCTCCCAATAATCAATGCACGGACGCGCGCCGTTGCACTGCGCCAATCAGCGGACGTGTGACCGCGAGCCATTAAAACAACATTACGCAACAATGGGCGAACCCGCGGGGCATCCTGCGCTGTTGCTAGGCCACCACAGAGAGCGCGAGCGCGCGGGTGAACGGCCGCGTGTCGCGCAGGGAATCGTGAATCAATAATCAGCGGCGTCGCCGCAGAACACGGCGAATGATATCAGCCTGACCCCCTCACACCGATATGTTGCCCTTTACGGAGTCTGGCACAGGCAATAACCGCGTGATCTGtgtttgctgtggtgtttgtCACACCAGGCTGCTCTAAACCCATATTCAAACACACCAGCCACTGTGGGACTATTATAACCCTCCACATTATAAATCAATGGGGGTATTTTTTCTGACAGAATGTAACTGATCAGCATCGAAATAGGGCCAATGTTTTGTTTGACCCAAGGATCAAGCTGATAAATTGCAGTACTGCTTAATTAACTGTCTGGTTCACTGTGTTGTTTCTGCTGAACTATGAAACACATCCCCAGTCATTTTTAGCTATAATGTGGCCAGAAACACTGACCAGAAGCAGGAGAGATTTATTGGCAGCATCACATATTGCAGGTGGAAATATTTATATCTCTTCACTCTTTTGTGTGACAAGGAGGCCGTTAGGATGGTTGGCCTTTGTCTGGATCCTTGAGTGGATATGAGCTAGCAGTTTGTATTCCTTAAGGTGCTTTCAGCTGCCTTTAACTTCATGGTGCTCAGCACCCAGAGAAAGCCTTTCATACGATGAAGCAAATCATAGTGGTGGAGAAGTAGAGGAACataagaagacacacacacacacacacacacacacacaccaacgcacacacacaaacaaaccaaacataCTAGAGGGAATATcttatatgtatatgtagtgtgtgtgtgtgtgtgtgtgtgtgtgtgttggtgtggtacTGGAGATCCAACTTTGAAGTTCTTGCTGTCATCTGCATCTCTACTGATAGGAGAAGGCACACAGGTACAGTCAGCTTTCGTTGTAGAATTCGGCCTTGGAAGACCTGGGAGATATGAAGAAAAACATATGGTCAGTTATTATAGACATAAATCAAAACATTCTTACCAGCAGCACAGCCAAACCTACTGTGTTGGGTGTGTTTGATGCAGTCTGGAGGTGTATTAATCCGCTTCCATTTTCAAAAAGCTGCACTCTGGACTGTGAAATCTGGCTCAGACAGATAATTAGATCTGGAACCATTGGGCAGGCATAACAGCAACTCTCTGCCCGATTTAGCTGATTTAGCTTAGCGCTGGAGCcaaaatctttttttaaaattttttaagATAAGCATTTTGTGTTTACCTTAAACTGCAAAGTTTGTAGTTACCCAGTTTATATGCAAACACGGCATTAGGATAAGATCTAATGAAAACAGACCTCAGCTTTCTAGTGAGGGTGGTACTGATATACATGAAGATAAAACATGATTTGATTGAAAAATGTACTTTTAACCGATGTCATTTAGCTTATCACGGGTTTTATTGAGAAATCAGGACACTGTTTAAATGAGATTTGCACAAAGTGAATGTGTACACGTGTGCTGTTTGATACAGGTTACATTTCAGAGGATGGGCTGCAGTTCATCTTGAAATGATACTGAggaaactggattttttttatatttaaatgtaatttgacAAACACGTTAACGTGTTTGAAAGACAACGTGAGTTTCCTGTTTTTGTAAAACCCCTTTAGACTATGGACTGTTAAATGAGCACCTGTCTGTTAACATATGAAGAATCCTGTGATTATTTTTATATGCATTCAGAAAAATATCAGTTATACAGTATAAGTTCAACATCAAAGCAATGCAACtttggtgtatatatatatatatatatatatatatatatatatatatatatatatatatatatatatatatatattatatttatatatatatatatatatatacatatatatatatatatatatttatatatatatatatatatatatatatatatatatatatatatatatatatatatatatatatatatatatatatatatatatatatatatacacacacacacacacacacacacacaaacacacacacatacttttgTACTAATGAAGCACTGTCTGTGGTCACTTGCGTAGGCTTGACTCACACTGCCATCTACTGGTTGCGTCTTTCCAGCAAGTTTAGTTCACACCTATAGGGTCTGACACCAAAATAAATGTGAATATTTCAAATCCATCTGTTTATTTAAGCACAAACATTATACACTTGCAGATAAGTCCCTTTAAAACACATCAGCAGTAGTTTTTGATTATTTCAGTTTCTTTAAACCTATTTTATTACTTGTGCTGTGGTTTCAAGCTTTGTGATAGTGCCAAGGACGTTCTTGCAGTTCAGACTGGGCCCTGATACAGTTCAGTATCTGTTATACTGATGTCACCCAGACAATTTTGACAGAGACAAGATCTTGATAAACATTTACCTCAGAGTCATTGCCTATTTCAGACCTAATCTTTGTTGCATTAAATCTTTCCTTGCTAAGGAGGCTAAGATTCACAGTATATTTAcctgtataataataattaaccaAATGTTTGAATACAGATGGGGCAGCAATACGGATCCGGGCAGTGTGGACTGGGTAATGGCCGCAGGCAAGGGCCTTCATCTTCAGATAAATAGTATGTAAATTCGTTTGAAAGCAGTCGGTGGTGTTATAAGTATTCATTTTGATGTGATGTGAAATCCATTTTAATGTGTTATTCATTTTGCATGcatgtcatgtttgtgtgtatactgtTCACACTTATAAAACATGTGTTTATAGTCACATAGTCACACAGATAATACTAAAATGTTTATCAGAGTTGTTGCTTCATGTTTAATATTAGTATtttaaaacaaagaaaatacatCCTATATCTTATGACATATTGGGAAGTTATTATGATGAAGACATGCGTCTACAGACATGTCTTCTAGACATGCATTCATTTCTTAACATGCCTCAAGAAGCATTAATATGTCTTCATGAATACATCTTCAGAAATGTCTTAAGACATGGTTATCTCTGGCTATGTTATTGTCTGTTCATCCATGGGCTTATTTCTTTATTCTCTTTTattcatgtatgtatgtatgtacattaTCACAACACTAATTATCACACACTACGGAGAGCGGCCACTGTGGGGCAGTAGTGAGGACGGTCCGCTGCTTCTATGGTACATGGCAACAGAGTCACGTTTCCTCTTCTAAAGATGGCGGTCCACGGCCCGTTTGTGAAGATCCACCCGGTGGTTCTAGCTTCTATTGCTGACTCCTACGAACGAAGAAACGAAGGAGCGAGTCGCGTGATCGGCACGTTATTAGGTGAAGTATTTAAATATGTGTTGAAACTATAGAAGAATTAAGTCCCGTAAAGTGAACGGAGCGGTGTTCCCGTGACGCACGCGTTACCGGCCACTGTAAACGCTCTTCTCGTGGCGAGCACATCAGTGAGCCGAGTtgatcctacacacacacttgtttagATTCATTTTTCTGTCCACAGGAACGATAGATAAACATTCTGTGGAGGTCACCAACTGTTTCTCTGTCCCTCACAACGAATCTGAAGATGAGGTAAGGAGATTGGGTTACGGGCTAGACTCGCATGTTGGTGGTttgactgctggatgatctcCACTCTGTTCATAATGTCTCAATTCACTTCAAGTGCACTTCATAATTACACCAGCGTGTTAGACAAGACGCTAAAACGACAAACTAGAACATAATGactgctgtgtgatgctgtttCTGCCTTGTCAATATGTCCTAGGTGGCTGTGGATATGGAATTTGCGAAGAACATGTATGAGCTTCATAAGAAGGTGTCCCCCAGTGAAGTCATCATCGGCTGGTGGGCGACCTAACAGCTCTTGACCTTTACCTCATTGACATTAACTTCTTGTATCGTTCAGTGCTGCATCTTGCTTGACCTTTCTTCATACCTGCAGGTATGCTACAGGATATGACATCACGGAGCATTCTGTTCTGATCCATGAGTACTACAGTCGGGAGGCCCAGAACCCGATTCACCTCACCGTGGACACGGCGCTGCAGAGTAACAAAATGAGCATCCGTGCTTATGCTAGGTCAGCCTGCCGGTCCTCAGCTGAGCCGCAGGGCACTAACATACCGCATATTAACAGTTATAAAAGCATCGTAAACGCGTTTCATATGTCTTTTTCAGTGACGTCTTTTGCTTAACGCTTGTTTTTGCTCGTGTGTTGGTTTGATCTTTCAGTGCACAGATGGGAGTTCCAGGAAAGACAGTTGGCGTGATGTTCACCCCTTTAACGGTGAAGTACATTTATTATGACACAGAGCGCATTGGAGGCAAGTCACTGCTTCATCTTCAGTGAGAGTTTATGATTCAAACACACCATGTGTAATCATGGACAGTAGGGTGTTTACCTTTAGCAGATGCTTCAAGATCTGATAGTTTTTCACATTTAGCTAATAAGATGGAACAGAACTAAAAGACATCTGAGTCTAATCAGTTtttctttgttcatttgttttctCCTGATATATAATTCATTATGTATGGTAACCCATTTGCCTCAAAAACATTAACTTAAACAAAATGTAGCTCCTACTTTTTAAGGCATTACATGTTTAAAATTAGCGATTAGATAGCTTGGATGACTGcatgggcgcagatggaaattctgaagtgagggggaccaagctgtacaatatatacgtttatgcttgtagatgctagatttcgggtggggtcaatataaatctggaggggacatgtcccccccccccttgtccccagtgccatctgcgcccctggatGGCTGGGATGGTGTTTGGGTGACTGAGATAACCGAGGTGGTGGTTTGATGATAACAGTTTAGGTCATTGGTTTATTTACTTATAATTATTATGCCCAGACTACAGATTGTTTTTAAATAGTAAAGCCAGACCAACAATCTAACAACCTTGATACTAGGTCAACCTGCCAGTCCTCCACTGAGCCCCAGGGCACTAACATACCGCATATTAATGCTTATAAAAGCATCGTAAAGGCGTTTCACATGCGTGTCATGACACACAAGCCAAATGCATTCACATTTGAGGAAAGTGGTTGCAGTAAAGGTTTGCCTCATCACATGGGCTGTGTTTCTCTCTAGTTGATCTCCTAC
It includes:
- the eif3f gene encoding eukaryotic translation initiation factor 3 subunit F — protein: MVHGNRVTFPLLKMAVHGPFVKIHPVVLASIADSYERRNEGASRVIGTLLGTIDKHSVEVTNCFSVPHNESEDEVAVDMEFAKNMYELHKKVSPSEVIIGWYATGYDITEHSVLIHEYYSREAQNPIHLTVDTALQSNKMSIRAYASAQMGVPGKTVGVMFTPLTVKYIYYDTERIGVDLLQRTRASPNRTNGLTSDLAQVGCAAGRIQDMLTTVLSYIEDVLSGKVVADNHVGRFLMDLVNKVPKISAEDFESMLNSNINDLLMVTYLANLTQAQIALNEKLVVL